The stretch of DNA CGAACATCACGCTGATCCAAGAAAATCCCTGTCATTGCGCCATCATTTAAATCCACCGCATATTTCATCCCATTTTCCAAGACGATCAAAGGAAATTCTCCCTTTTCACCTGACACATAATCATCTTGTTCCACGTACTGACCATTGGTGTTAAACCGTAATTTCTCATAAAGACCACGAACTTCTGCCACTTCTCCCAAAGCTTGATAGATATCTTCCCGGAAAGAATAAATACCTTCACTATACCAGTTCACCATATAAAAGCCGTCATAGAAATCAATGATCAAGCCGCCGATACCATCACCTTCCCCATTAAACACCCGGAAAGCGGTCGTATCATCGGTTTCATATAAATTCTTCCGCTTGGCAATAGCCGCACTGATTTTCTTAACGAAAAACTTCACATCAATTTTTTCCTGTTCCTTGCGAGTCAACACCCAGCCTATTCCTTTATTTTGCAGACCATAATAGGCTGTAGCAATATACCTGCCGTTGGCGTCAATTAAGCGTAATATGCTACCCTCTTCCAACACTCTTGCAGTGTCAACCGCTTCTTTTGTGAGTAGCGGATAGCCATTTGTTATATCTTTAACCGACTTTGAGTTTAGTTTTACTTCTAATGATTGTCTCATGTAGTCATCCTTACTTTTTCTTGTTTGATTTAATTATGCCATTGTTTTAAAGAATAAGCGAAGACAGAAAAAATAAAAGGAGCAGCAATTAGCCACTCCCCAATACTATATCTATATCTGTTACAAGCCAACTTGATCAGCAGCGTATGTTGCATGCTCTGTGCTGAATCCTTCATAAACCAATTGATCAATTAAACCCTGTCTTGAAAAAGAAGTATAATCGAGGTATTCTTGAGCCGCCTTAACAGCTTGCTCCTGCCAATCGACTGTGATGTTTTCTGCACCGTATGTTGCATCTTCCGTGCTGAAACCTTCGTACTCTAACTGTTCGATCAACCCTGATTTAGAAAATGCAGTGTAACCAATATAGTCTTGAGCCGCCTTAGCTGCTTGCGCTTGCCAATCAACCGAGATGTTTTCCACACCATATGTCGCATCTTCTGCGCTAAACCCCTCATACTCTAATTGATCGATCAATCCCGATTTAGAGAATGCAGTATAATTTATATAGTCTTCAGCAGTTTTAACCGCCTGCTCTTGTGAAACAGTCATGCTGGCTTCTTTGGATTCCTGTTCTTTCTGTACTTGCTCCTCAGCTTTCTTCGCTTCCTGCTCTTCCTTCTCCTTCTGTGCTTGTTCCTCAGCTTCCTTCGCTTCCTGCTCTTCTTTCTCTTTCTGCGCTTGTTCCTCAGCTTCCTTCGCTTCCTGCTCTTCTTTCTCTTTCTGCGCTTGTTCCTCAGCTTCCTTCGCTTCCTGCTCTTCCTTCTCCTTCTGCGCTTGTTCCTCAGCTTCCTTTGCTTCTTGCTCTTCTTTCTCCTTTTGTGCTTGCTCCTCAGCCTCTTGAGTTTTTTCTTCTTCCTGCGCAGCCGTTTCTGAGGAAGGATCGGTTGCAGGTTTTTCTTCACTAATTGATGCTCCAATCAGCGATATGACTATAAGTGCAATCAGGCAGCCGCCTGATTTTGCAAAGTTCCTGCGTCTGTTCCCTTTTCCTTTCACAAAAGCCAAGACAAAAAAGAGGACCATACCTGCTAAAGATAGCCACGTTAAAATGATTAAGAATGATTCCATTAATTAAAACTCCTTTATGTATTTTAGCCATGCCATACTATTGTATCACGACTAAAGTCATCATTTTCTATTTTTTCATTTTATTTGAAGTTAAAAGAATTATCTTCTCTTTAAATCAGGTATATAGTCTAGCAATCACAGTCTGTATATATTTCTATAGAGCGTCAGGATGTTGCTTTAAAGTATCATATTCAATACTTACTCTTATCATTTTTTATGTTTACTTACAAAACTGCCGTAACAGCATCTATAGCAGTGAAAAAAAACTACTTCTTTACTTTAGGAAGTAGTCTTTCATGAACTGTTTATATCTCCGACCTTTGTTAGCAACCAAGCATCTCAATGATTATACGTTCATATTACGTAAAAAATCTTCATTGGTAACATCCGTTACAAACATATGCCCTGGCGCATGCGTAATCACTAATGGAATGTGTGAATGGATTGCTGATGATTGCGGTGTTACGCCACATTCCCAAAAAACAGGCGTTTCCCCTTCTCCGAACTCCGTAAATTCACCGAAATCAGGCTTGCTGATATCGTCAATGCCTATTTCTTTTGGATCTCCTACGTGAATCGGTGATCCATGCATGTTCGGAAACTGTGCGGTGACATCAATTGCCTTTTGAACAAGCTCGTTTTTAATCGGTCGCATGGAGACTACGACAGGCCCGCTGAATTGACCTGCTTGCTTTGTTTGCCGGTTTGTAATGTACATGGCGACATTTTTGTTCTGCTCGATATGTTTCAAAGGAACGCCTTCCTTTAGTAATGCACTTTCAAAGGTAAAGCTGCAGCCTATTAAGAAAGATACAAAGTCATCCCGCCAAATTTCTTTAAGATCTTGACGCTTCTCCGTTAGTTTGCCATTCTCATATACATAGTAAAGAGGGATATCACTGCGAATATCGGAGCCAGCAGCAAGAGCAGATTCAACCACTCCTGGTTCCAATACATCAATAATCGGACAAGACTTTGGATTACGGTTAGCAAAGAGCAGGAAATCAAAAGCATATTCCTTTGGTACGATTGCTAAGTTTGCTTGAACATAATCATTAGCCACACCAGAAGTATGGGTATTAAATGCGCCGTTTCGGATCTTTTCTCTCAGTGTACTTGGATTCATTTATGTTTCCTCCTATGCTTCTGTCTAGTTTCATTTGTGATCCTCCCCACATCGAAATTCAAATCGATTTATAATACATGAATTTTGAGGATGATTAATAGAAATCAGAACATGACCAATTAACTATGTAGTTTAATAGATATCCCAAAAGTTTTGTTAATACTTGTAAGAAAATCTCACACAACTTTTTACCATTTGTTAATATCATGACATCTAACAGTTGTCTCAAATCAGCATTAAATACTATCCATAAAAATCCTGTGGGATTCTAGCAATAATAAAAAGAGGCTTCTCATAAGTTCAGTGAACTTATGAGAAGCCTCCGTTAAAGATCTTATCCGTTCGGGGTACGGACGGTCTTACATCATACCGCCCATTCCGCCCATGCCACCCATATCAGGCATGCCGGCGCCGCCAGCGTTTTCTTCTGGCTTGTCAGCTACTACTGCTTCAGTAGTCAGGAACATAGCTGCTACGGATGCTGCGTTTTGGAGTGCGGAGCGTGTTACTTTGGTTGGGTCTACGATACCTGTGTCAAGCATGTTTACCCATTCGCCTGTTGCTGCGTTGAAGCCTACGCCGACGTCTTCTTTTTTAAGACGTTCGATGATGACGGAGCCTTCAAGGCCTGCGTTGTGCGCGATTTGGCGTACTGGTTCTTCGATTGCACGAAGGACGATTTTCGCACCAGTTGCTTCGTCGCCGGATAGTTCAAGGCCTGCAACGTGGTTGTAGATGTTGACCAGTGCTGTACCACCACCGGCTACGATACCTTCTTCCACTGCTGCGCGAGTGGAGTTAAGGGCGTCTTCGATGCGCAGTTTGCGCTCTTTCAATTCCGTTTCGGTTGCAGCACCGACTTTGATGACTGCTACACCGCCAGCTAGTTTCGCCAGGCGCTCTTGCAGTTTTTCTTTATCGAACTCAGAAGTGGTTTCTTCTGCCTGCGCACGGATTTGTGCCACACGGGAAGAAATGTTTTCTGGGTTGCCGTTACCTTCGACAATTGTTGTGTTTTCTTTTGTCACGACAACTTTGGAAGCACGGCCAAGCTGTGCAAGCTGCGTGTTTTTCAGATCAAGGCCCAGGTCTTCTGTGATCACTTCACCGCCAGTCAAGACAGCGATATCCTCAAGCATTGCTTTACGGCGGTCACCGAAGCCAGGAGCTTTGACGGCAACAGCGTTGAATGTGCCGCGTAGTTTGTTCACGACAAGTGTGGCAAGTGCTTCGCCTTCTACGTCTTCTGCGATCATCAATAGCGGCTTGCCTTGTTGGACGACTTGCTCAAGCACAGGAAGCACTTCCTGGATGCTGGAGATTTTTTTGTCTGTGATCAAGATGTATGGATCTTCAAGGACAGCTTCCATTTTATCCTGGTCGGAAACCATGTACGGGGAAGCATAGCCGCGATCGAATTGCATACCTTCGACAACTTCAAGCTCTGTGTTGAAGCCGCGGGATTCTTCGATTGTGATGACGCCGTCGTTGCCAACGCGCTCCATTGCTTCTGCGATCAGTTTACCGACTTCTTCGTCAGCTGCAGAGATAGCCGCAACTTGTGCGATGGACTCTTTGCCTTCGATTGGTTTGGAGATTTCTTTAAGCTGCTTGACAGCTACTTCAACCGCTTGTTCGATACCGCGGCGTACGCCTACTGGGTTCGCACCGGAAGCGACGTTTTTAAGACCTTCGCGGATCATTGCCTGCGCAAGGACAGTCGCTGTAGTCGTACCGTCACCAGCGATTTCGTTTGTTTTGGAAGCAACTTCGGATACAAGCTGCGCACCCATGTTTTCGAATGCATCTTCCAATTCGATTTCTTTGGCGATTGTCACACCGTCATTCGTGATCAGCGGGGAACCGAATTTTTTATCCAATACAACGTTGCGTCCTTTTGGTCCAAGCGTTACTTTGACTGCATCTGCAAGTGTGTCCACACCGCGAAGCATGGCACGGCGAGCGTCTTCAGAGAACTTAATGTCTTTAGCCATTGATAAAACCTCCTAATATATCTTCTATGTTATATAAATCTGTTCTTCGGATTATCCTACTACTGCAAGGATGTCGCTCTCGCGAAGAATTAAGTAATCTTTTCCTTCGTATTTCACTTCTGTACCAGAGTATTTAGAGAAGATGATAAGATTGCCTTCTGCTACTTCCGGTGCAACTCTTTCTCCATTATCGGTTACACGACCGCTACCGACGGCAATAACTTTACCTTCTTGCGGTTTTTCCTTTGCAGATTCAGGAAGCACGATACCGCTTGCTGTTTTCTCCTCCTGCTCTACAAGTTCAATTACGACACGATCGCCTAGTGGCTTCAACATGTGAGAAACCCTCCTTATATAATCGATAATTTGATTTTTAGCACTCGAGTGTTCGGAGTGCTAACACAGTTATTATAATAATCAAAACGAAAACGGAATGCAAGCATGACACTCAGAAAGTTGTTCGACGAATTCCTCCTTTTTCCTGCCAAGCCTTGGATGAATTAACAGGATGATTACAATGCGCACCGCTACATACTTCCCCCGCTGTTATGTTAAAATACCTAAGATGCCAAC from Terribacillus sp. FSL K6-0262 encodes:
- the groES gene encoding co-chaperone GroES — protein: MLKPLGDRVVIELVEQEEKTASGIVLPESAKEKPQEGKVIAVGSGRVTDNGERVAPEVAEGNLIIFSKYSGTEVKYEGKDYLILRESDILAVVG
- a CDS encoding Ltp family lipoprotein, whose protein sequence is MESFLIILTWLSLAGMVLFFVLAFVKGKGNRRRNFAKSGGCLIALIVISLIGASISEEKPATDPSSETAAQEEEKTQEAEEQAQKEKEEQEAKEAEEQAQKEKEEQEAKEAEEQAQKEKEEQEAKEAEEQAQKEKEEQEAKEAEEQAQKEKEEQEAKKAEEQVQKEQESKEASMTVSQEQAVKTAEDYINYTAFSKSGLIDQLEYEGFSAEDATYGVENISVDWQAQAAKAAQDYIGYTAFSKSGLIEQLEYEGFSTEDATYGAENITVDWQEQAVKAAQEYLDYTSFSRQGLIDQLVYEGFSTEHATYAADQVGL
- a CDS encoding class I SAM-dependent rRNA methyltransferase, with protein sequence MRQSLEVKLNSKSVKDITNGYPLLTKEAVDTARVLEEGSILRLIDANGRYIATAYYGLQNKGIGWVLTRKEQEKIDVKFFVKKISAAIAKRKNLYETDDTTAFRVFNGEGDGIGGLIIDFYDGFYMVNWYSEGIYSFREDIYQALGEVAEVRGLYEKLRFNTNGQYVEQDDYVSGEKGEFPLIVLENGMKYAVDLNDGAMTGIFLDQRDVRKALRDHYAKGKTVLNTFSYTGAFSVAAVLGGAVKTTSVDVAKRSLPKTIEQFAVNEIDDEAQDIKVMDVFDYFRYAARHELKFDVVVLDPPSFARTKKITFSTAKDYPKLLQDALKITNDGGLIIASTNNASFNMKKFKSFIDKAFMESNTRYKILEEHQLPEDFTVPHNYPEFNYLKVVFIKVMN
- a CDS encoding putative hydro-lyase, translating into MNPSTLREKIRNGAFNTHTSGVANDYVQANLAIVPKEYAFDFLLFANRNPKSCPIIDVLEPGVVESALAAGSDIRSDIPLYYVYENGKLTEKRQDLKEIWRDDFVSFLIGCSFTFESALLKEGVPLKHIEQNKNVAMYITNRQTKQAGQFSGPVVVSMRPIKNELVQKAIDVTAQFPNMHGSPIHVGDPKEIGIDDISKPDFGEFTEFGEGETPVFWECGVTPQSSAIHSHIPLVITHAPGHMFVTDVTNEDFLRNMNV
- the groL gene encoding chaperonin GroEL (60 kDa chaperone family; promotes refolding of misfolded polypeptides especially under stressful conditions; forms two stacked rings of heptamers to form a barrel-shaped 14mer; ends can be capped by GroES; misfolded proteins enter the barrel where they are refolded when GroES binds) — translated: MAKDIKFSEDARRAMLRGVDTLADAVKVTLGPKGRNVVLDKKFGSPLITNDGVTIAKEIELEDAFENMGAQLVSEVASKTNEIAGDGTTTATVLAQAMIREGLKNVASGANPVGVRRGIEQAVEVAVKQLKEISKPIEGKESIAQVAAISAADEEVGKLIAEAMERVGNDGVITIEESRGFNTELEVVEGMQFDRGYASPYMVSDQDKMEAVLEDPYILITDKKISSIQEVLPVLEQVVQQGKPLLMIAEDVEGEALATLVVNKLRGTFNAVAVKAPGFGDRRKAMLEDIAVLTGGEVITEDLGLDLKNTQLAQLGRASKVVVTKENTTIVEGNGNPENISSRVAQIRAQAEETTSEFDKEKLQERLAKLAGGVAVIKVGAATETELKERKLRIEDALNSTRAAVEEGIVAGGGTALVNIYNHVAGLELSGDEATGAKIVLRAIEEPVRQIAHNAGLEGSVIIERLKKEDVGVGFNAATGEWVNMLDTGIVDPTKVTRSALQNAASVAAMFLTTEAVVADKPEENAGGAGMPDMGGMGGMGGMM